Proteins co-encoded in one Marinomonas sp. IMCC 4694 genomic window:
- the cysP gene encoding thiosulfate ABC transporter substrate-binding protein CysP: MTFTPRALKSLVGTVLLSGAVHASAADQTILNTSYDIARELFATYNPTFEKHWLETTGKTIEIKQSHAGSSKQANAIMNGLSADVVTFNQVTDVQVLHDKAKMIPADWKKAFPNDSSPYYSTTAFLVRKGNPKNIQSWGDLVRDDVALVFPNPKTSGNGRYTYLAAQGYAQKTFGKDQEAAVDDFLKTFLKNVAVFDTGGRGATTTFVERGIGDVLITFESEVNNIRNQYGADEYQVVVPKTSILAEFPVAVVEKNAKRNDSEAVSHEYLNYLYSEASQRLLAGFNYRVHNEVVKAEFAEQFPEVTLLTVEEIAGGWPKATQEIFKNGGKLDQLQRR, encoded by the coding sequence ATGACATTTACACCACGTGCCCTTAAATCCCTTGTCGGCACCGTATTGCTGAGCGGTGCGGTACACGCATCGGCGGCAGATCAAACGATTTTGAACACCTCTTACGACATCGCTCGCGAGCTGTTCGCGACCTACAACCCGACGTTTGAAAAGCACTGGTTGGAAACGACCGGTAAAACCATCGAGATCAAGCAATCTCATGCGGGCTCTTCTAAACAAGCTAACGCCATCATGAATGGCTTGTCCGCCGATGTAGTGACGTTTAACCAGGTCACCGACGTGCAAGTGCTGCACGACAAGGCAAAAATGATTCCGGCGGATTGGAAAAAAGCCTTCCCGAACGACAGTTCGCCTTACTATTCCACCACCGCGTTTTTGGTACGTAAGGGCAACCCAAAAAACATTCAAAGTTGGGGCGATTTAGTTCGTGACGACGTGGCCTTGGTATTCCCAAATCCAAAAACCTCGGGCAACGGTCGTTACACCTACTTGGCGGCACAAGGTTACGCACAAAAAACCTTCGGCAAAGACCAAGAAGCCGCCGTGGACGACTTTTTGAAAACCTTTTTGAAAAACGTCGCGGTATTTGACACCGGCGGTCGTGGCGCAACGACGACTTTCGTTGAGCGTGGCATTGGCGATGTGCTCATCACTTTTGAATCCGAAGTAAACAACATTCGCAACCAATACGGCGCAGACGAATATCAAGTGGTGGTACCAAAAACGTCTATTTTGGCGGAATTCCCCGTGGCTGTGGTAGAAAAAAATGCCAAGCGCAACGATTCAGAAGCCGTGTCACACGAGTACCTAAACTACTTGTACAGCGAAGCATCACAGCGTTTGTTGGCGGGCTTTAACTACCGTGTACACAACGAAGTAGTCAAAGCGGAATTTGCTGAGCAGTTCCCAGAAGTGACCTTGCTGACGGTAGAAGAGATCGCTGGCGGCTGGCCAAAGGCCACCCAAGAGATCTTTAAAAACGGCGGCAAATTGGATCAATTACAGCGTCGCTAG
- a CDS encoding ferrous iron transport protein A: MVLSELVKGHIATIRQVSHPQADMQQQLLALGFDPGETIQLMTRAPFGRSLQVKVGATLVAIHSDDANHVYLCD; encoded by the coding sequence ATGGTTCTGTCTGAATTGGTAAAAGGCCACATCGCGACGATTCGCCAGGTATCTCATCCTCAAGCGGACATGCAGCAACAATTGCTAGCACTGGGCTTTGACCCGGGCGAAACCATACAGTTAATGACAAGAGCGCCATTCGGTCGGTCTTTGCAAGTAAAAGTCGGCGCGACCTTGGTCGCGATTCACTCCGATGATGCCAACCATGTTTACCTTTGTGATTAA
- a CDS encoding sulfate/molybdate ABC transporter ATP-binding protein, with the protein MSILIEQISKTFGQFQALSPLSLDIQEGEMIGLLGPSGSGKTTLLRIIAGLEGADTGRIQFGDRDVTHLHVRDRRVGFVFQNYALFRHMTVADNVAFGLDVLPRKERPSPSDIKKRVMHLLDMVQLAHLANRFPSQLSGGQKQRIALARALATQPEVLLLDEPFGALDAKVRKELRRWLRGLHEELGFTSVFVTHDQEEALELSDRVVVMSNGHIEQVDQPGALYASPNSRFVFDFLGNANVFESKAFEGKWQNEQAYINLPEQHTLGTPKDGQLYIRSHEFFVSDAPTAQANLPLKVVAINLIGAEVHLELSPIGWHSQEVWEIDLPHKAFDKHGFEKGQTVFVTPKAGYFFAHDADKPISIHW; encoded by the coding sequence ATGAGTATTTTGATTGAACAGATTTCCAAAACCTTTGGCCAATTTCAGGCCTTGTCGCCTCTGTCTTTGGACATTCAAGAAGGCGAAATGATCGGTTTGCTCGGCCCATCGGGGTCCGGCAAAACCACCCTTTTGCGTATCATTGCCGGATTAGAAGGCGCCGACACAGGGCGTATTCAATTTGGCGACCGCGACGTAACCCACTTGCACGTGCGCGATCGTCGCGTGGGCTTTGTGTTCCAAAACTACGCCTTATTTCGACACATGACGGTGGCCGACAACGTGGCCTTTGGTCTGGATGTGTTACCCCGCAAAGAACGCCCAAGCCCAAGCGACATCAAAAAGCGCGTCATGCATTTGCTCGATATGGTGCAGCTCGCGCACTTGGCAAATCGCTTCCCGTCGCAACTATCTGGTGGCCAAAAACAGCGTATCGCCTTGGCCCGTGCTTTGGCGACACAACCGGAAGTCTTGCTGCTCGATGAGCCGTTCGGTGCGCTAGACGCCAAAGTACGCAAAGAACTGCGCCGCTGGCTGCGGGGGTTACACGAAGAGCTCGGGTTCACCAGCGTGTTCGTCACCCACGACCAAGAAGAAGCGCTGGAATTGTCAGATCGCGTTGTGGTGATGAGCAATGGCCACATCGAACAAGTCGATCAACCTGGGGCCCTGTATGCCTCGCCCAACAGTCGTTTTGTGTTTGACTTTCTTGGCAATGCCAATGTTTTTGAAAGCAAGGCATTTGAAGGAAAATGGCAGAACGAGCAGGCTTATATCAATTTGCCGGAACAACACACCCTTGGTACGCCAAAAGACGGCCAGTTGTATATCCGTTCCCACGAGTTTTTCGTCTCAGATGCGCCCACGGCTCAGGCGAATTTACCGTTAAAAGTGGTCGCGATTAACTTGATCGGCGCCGAAGTCCACCTTGAACTGTCGCCCATCGGTTGGCACAGCCAAGAGGTATGGGAAATCGACTTGCCACATAAAGCCTTCGATAAGCATGGCTTTGAAAAAGGTCAAACGGTTTTTGTGACGCCAAAAGCTGGGTATTTTTTCGCTCACGATGCCGATAAACCCATCTCTATACACTGGTAA
- the cysW gene encoding sulfate ABC transporter permease subunit CysW yields the protein MSSKTLMSKKSASSQLRVGDSPWVKWLLIGLTLFLTTILLLVPLVAIFQQAFVEGAAHYFNSLLEADTLHAIGLTLVVAALTVPINLVFGVMLAWSVTRFEFPGRKLLMTLMDIPFAVSPVVAGLLYLLLYGNNGWIGSWLYEQDIQLMFAWPGIVMVTVFVTCPFVARELIPLMQQQGREDEEAAVILGASGWQLFRRVTLPNIKWALIYGVILTNARAVGEFGAVSVVSGNIRGETNTLPLHVQLQYEDYQAAAAFASASLLALIALLTLLFKAFIEWRQERQEATL from the coding sequence ATGTCCTCTAAAACGCTCATGTCTAAAAAAAGCGCTTCTAGCCAACTGCGTGTTGGCGACAGCCCTTGGGTCAAATGGCTGTTGATTGGTTTGACCTTATTTTTAACCACAATTTTGCTGCTGGTGCCGCTGGTCGCTATTTTCCAACAAGCCTTTGTGGAAGGTGCAGCACACTATTTCAATAGTTTACTCGAAGCCGATACCTTGCACGCCATCGGTTTGACCTTGGTGGTCGCGGCGTTGACCGTGCCGATCAACTTGGTGTTTGGCGTCATGCTGGCCTGGTCAGTCACCCGCTTTGAATTCCCCGGGCGCAAACTGTTAATGACGCTGATGGACATCCCCTTTGCCGTGTCGCCGGTGGTCGCCGGTTTGTTGTATTTGCTGCTCTATGGCAACAATGGCTGGATCGGCTCTTGGTTGTACGAGCAAGACATTCAGCTGATGTTCGCTTGGCCCGGCATTGTTATGGTTACCGTGTTTGTTACCTGCCCCTTTGTCGCACGGGAACTGATTCCCTTAATGCAACAACAAGGCCGCGAAGACGAAGAAGCGGCGGTGATTTTGGGCGCATCGGGCTGGCAACTGTTCCGTCGTGTCACTCTGCCTAACATCAAGTGGGCGCTGATTTACGGGGTGATTCTCACCAACGCACGCGCCGTCGGCGAATTCGGTGCCGTGTCTGTGGTGTCGGGCAATATTCGTGGCGAAACCAATACCTTGCCTTTGCATGTGCAGTTGCAATACGAGGATTACCAAGCCGCCGCGGCCTTCGCCAGCGCCTCCTTGCTGGCGTTGATTGCCCTACTGACCTTGCTATTTAAAGCCTTTATCGAATGGCGCCAAGAACGACAGGAAGCGACGTTATGA
- the cysT gene encoding sulfate/thiosulfate ABC transporter permease CysT, whose amino-acid sequence MATQLRAADIRPRHKRVLPGLSLSLGTSLLFISLILLLPMTGLIMQSVDMGWERYWEVISDERVVASYKVTLWAALIASIFNGFFGLLLAWVLVRYDFWGRRILDALVDLPFALPTAVAGITLATLYAQNGWYGNVLESLGLKVAYTPWGIVLAMAFTSIPFVVRTVQPVLEELSPEEEEAGMTLGASDWSVFRRVIFPALWPALMTGVALSFTRSLGEFGAVIFIAGNMPYVSEITSLMIFVSLQEFDFPAASAIASVVLMASLILLFAINIWQARYLRRLHGRN is encoded by the coding sequence ATGGCAACACAATTACGCGCCGCCGACATTCGTCCTCGCCACAAACGCGTCCTTCCCGGACTGAGTTTGAGTCTGGGCACTTCCCTGCTGTTTATAAGCTTGATTCTTTTGCTGCCGATGACCGGCTTGATCATGCAATCGGTGGACATGGGCTGGGAACGCTATTGGGAAGTGATCAGCGACGAACGCGTGGTCGCCAGTTATAAAGTCACCCTGTGGGCGGCCTTGATCGCGTCGATTTTTAATGGCTTTTTTGGCTTGTTATTGGCGTGGGTCTTGGTGCGTTACGATTTTTGGGGCCGTCGCATTCTCGATGCCTTGGTGGATTTGCCCTTTGCCCTGCCCACCGCGGTCGCCGGTATTACCTTAGCCACTCTGTACGCGCAAAACGGTTGGTACGGCAATGTGCTAGAAAGCCTCGGTTTAAAAGTCGCTTACACGCCGTGGGGCATTGTGCTCGCCATGGCGTTCACCAGCATTCCCTTTGTGGTGCGCACCGTGCAGCCGGTGTTGGAAGAATTGTCCCCCGAGGAAGAAGAAGCCGGCATGACCTTGGGCGCGTCGGACTGGTCGGTGTTTCGTCGCGTGATTTTTCCGGCATTGTGGCCCGCCTTGATGACGGGGGTTGCCTTGTCGTTTACTCGCAGCTTAGGGGAATTTGGCGCGGTGATCTTTATCGCTGGCAACATGCCTTATGTGAGCGAAATCACCTCATTGATGATTTTCGTCAGCTTACAAGAATTCGATTTCCCTGCTGCCAGCGCCATTGCCTCGGTGGTGTTGATGGCGTCGCTGATTCTCTTGTTCGCGATTAATATCTGGCAGGCGCGTTATTTACGTCGTCTTCATGGACGCAACTAG
- a CDS encoding SDR family NAD(P)-dependent oxidoreductase has protein sequence MNKLAIITGGSRGLGRNSALALANKGVDVIFTYHRNAQAAQDVVEEIKKTGQKAVALPLDTRDFGAFPGFVSSVASILEEAFSRHDFDYLLNNAGTGHHASLEETTYEALEDMLATHVKGPFFITQALLPILKDGGHILNVSSGLARFSLPGYGAYAMAKGAVEVMTRYMAKEFAVRKIRVNTLAPGAIATDFGGGNVRDNQQVNQMISSITALGRAGEADDIGKAVSMLLSDDSGWITGQRIEASGGMFL, from the coding sequence ATGAACAAGTTAGCAATTATTACTGGTGGTAGCCGTGGTTTAGGCCGAAACAGTGCGTTAGCACTGGCAAACAAAGGGGTCGATGTGATTTTTACTTACCATCGCAATGCTCAAGCTGCTCAAGACGTGGTGGAAGAGATCAAAAAAACCGGTCAAAAAGCCGTGGCTTTACCATTAGATACGAGAGACTTTGGGGCTTTTCCAGGGTTTGTAAGCTCAGTGGCGTCTATTTTGGAGGAGGCGTTTTCTCGTCACGATTTTGATTATTTACTGAATAACGCAGGGACAGGCCATCACGCGAGCTTAGAAGAGACCACCTACGAGGCGTTAGAGGACATGTTAGCCACCCACGTGAAAGGGCCTTTTTTCATCACGCAAGCCTTGTTGCCGATATTAAAAGACGGCGGGCACATTTTAAATGTTTCTTCGGGTCTGGCTCGTTTTAGTCTGCCAGGTTATGGCGCGTACGCTATGGCGAAAGGCGCGGTGGAAGTCATGACGCGCTACATGGCTAAAGAGTTTGCCGTGCGTAAAATTCGTGTCAATACCTTGGCACCGGGCGCCATTGCGACCGATTTTGGCGGTGGCAATGTGCGTGATAACCAGCAGGTCAACCAGATGATATCCTCTATTACCGCGCTCGGACGGGCTGGGGAAGCCGACGACATCGGTAAAGCGGTGAGTATGTTATTGAGTGACGACAGTGGCTGGATCACGGGGCAACGTATCGAAGCGTCCGGCGGCATGTTTCTTTGA
- the feoB gene encoding ferrous iron transport protein B, whose translation MTFHIALVGNPNTGKTTLFNKLAGTRQKVGNWAGVTVDCKTGFFNSVDTVNGTNTRVDMTDLPGIYSLDNQTGGMDEVIARRFLTQDDYDVIVNVVDATNLKRNLKLTQELVALGRPIVIVLTMTDLARKLNIMPDIDVLSKNIGVPIVDGHPLSVADLQGQLLGHVQALPSVLDTILQGDKSIKHPVPSLSTWLNNVVTGRAQANNFTDKIDRIVLHPWLGIPIFLLAMYAMFAVAIGVGTLFIDPIDQFAGYWFVVFPSHWMAQLGAPEWLIVIFANGLGGGVQLVASFIPVIGFLYLCLSVLEDSGYMARAAFIVDRIMSSIGLPGQAFIPLLLGFGCNVPSIMATRSLTNVRQRMLTMAMAPFMSCGARLAVYVMFVSVFFRENGGVLVFGLYLLGIVMAVGTAWIFRKQLFRHARVSVLMEMPHYHRPRWSNVGLSSWHKVRGFIVRAGKTIILVSAVLTILNAVPSWQSTEEGGKPSALAEIGQVITPMFAPIGMGDDNWPAAVGVFTGILAKEAVVGTMDTLYSGITRDGSNTMTSSDIEYESPISNLIGSLSLLGSNLAGVVTTLTDPLGLTSVSDAKSQVIAPGNSNMVALFEGWKGAFSYLVFVLLYTPCAATIGALMKEGGLLWTSVIVAWSTSVAYVTAVFSFQLLTFTDHPFSASVTMGLAALWLIFFIIGLKVWVKPRIESNIIAVG comes from the coding sequence ATGACCTTCCATATCGCTTTAGTGGGAAATCCCAACACAGGAAAAACCACGTTATTTAATAAGTTAGCTGGCACACGCCAAAAAGTCGGTAATTGGGCCGGCGTCACTGTGGATTGCAAAACCGGCTTTTTCAACAGCGTCGACACGGTTAACGGAACCAACACTCGCGTGGACATGACAGATTTACCCGGTATTTACAGCCTAGACAATCAAACCGGTGGCATGGATGAAGTGATCGCGCGGCGCTTTTTAACGCAAGACGATTACGATGTGATTGTGAACGTGGTAGACGCGACCAACCTCAAGCGTAATTTAAAACTCACTCAAGAGCTGGTTGCGTTGGGTCGTCCCATTGTGATCGTGCTAACCATGACGGATTTGGCGCGCAAGCTGAATATCATGCCGGATATAGACGTGCTGTCGAAGAACATTGGTGTGCCTATTGTGGATGGTCACCCATTGTCCGTTGCGGATTTACAAGGTCAGTTGTTAGGGCATGTTCAAGCGTTACCAAGCGTTTTGGATACCATATTACAAGGCGATAAATCGATAAAACATCCCGTACCAAGTCTTTCTACATGGTTGAACAATGTGGTGACTGGGCGCGCGCAAGCCAATAATTTCACCGATAAGATTGATCGTATTGTGCTGCATCCTTGGTTGGGTATTCCTATTTTCTTGTTGGCGATGTACGCCATGTTTGCGGTCGCCATTGGCGTCGGGACCTTGTTCATCGACCCGATTGATCAGTTTGCGGGCTATTGGTTTGTGGTTTTCCCGAGTCATTGGATGGCGCAATTGGGCGCTCCAGAATGGTTGATTGTGATTTTTGCGAACGGTTTGGGCGGCGGCGTGCAGCTGGTGGCCAGCTTTATTCCCGTGATTGGCTTTTTGTACCTCTGTTTGAGCGTGTTGGAAGACAGCGGTTACATGGCACGGGCGGCGTTTATTGTTGATCGCATCATGTCGTCGATCGGCTTGCCAGGTCAGGCGTTTATACCCTTATTGCTGGGCTTTGGCTGCAATGTTCCATCGATCATGGCGACACGCAGTTTAACCAACGTGCGACAACGCATGCTCACTATGGCGATGGCGCCCTTTATGTCCTGTGGTGCGCGATTGGCGGTGTACGTGATGTTTGTGTCGGTATTCTTTCGAGAAAACGGCGGTGTATTGGTGTTTGGCCTGTATTTACTGGGCATCGTGATGGCCGTAGGTACGGCGTGGATTTTCAGAAAGCAATTGTTTCGTCATGCTCGTGTGAGCGTCTTGATGGAAATGCCCCATTATCATCGACCACGCTGGAGTAACGTGGGCTTGTCCAGCTGGCATAAGGTACGTGGCTTTATTGTGCGCGCTGGCAAAACCATCATTTTGGTGTCGGCTGTGTTGACCATATTGAATGCTGTGCCGTCTTGGCAATCGACTGAAGAAGGCGGTAAACCTTCGGCCTTGGCAGAAATCGGGCAAGTCATTACGCCGATGTTTGCTCCGATTGGCATGGGAGACGACAACTGGCCCGCGGCCGTCGGCGTGTTTACGGGCATTTTGGCGAAAGAAGCCGTTGTCGGCACCATGGATACACTTTATTCGGGCATTACTCGAGATGGGTCGAATACGATGACATCGAGCGACATCGAATACGAATCGCCGATTAGCAACCTTATTGGTTCGCTGTCTTTGCTTGGCTCAAACCTTGCTGGCGTGGTTACTACCTTAACCGACCCGCTCGGACTCACTAGCGTGTCAGACGCCAAAAGCCAAGTCATCGCCCCAGGAAACAGCAACATGGTTGCTCTGTTTGAGGGCTGGAAAGGCGCGTTTTCGTATTTGGTGTTTGTTCTACTTTACACTCCGTGCGCCGCGACCATCGGCGCCTTAATGAAAGAAGGCGGCTTACTGTGGACCAGTGTTATCGTCGCTTGGAGTACCTCGGTGGCTTACGTGACCGCGGTATTTAGCTTTCAACTATTAACCTTCACCGACCACCCTTTTAGCG
- a CDS encoding LysR family transcriptional regulator, which produces MDQIDAMQRFVLVAHTRSFTKAAETLGLPKSSISASVQDLEKQLGVRLFHRSTRSVTLTQDGETYLPQCQTLLAEVDALNSQFQRNPDDIRGTLRIDMPSRFAATVVIPHLSRFLATYPNLRLKISSADYRVDPVKEGLDCVIRVGELTNSDLIARPLTLYRSINCVSAEYVAQYGMPTTLADLAHHRLIEYSHTLGNVEAHFEYMEGDQVKQLAMPSRIAVNGTEAYLNACLSGLGIAQIPVIGVEALIEEKRLIPVLTQYEAQPMPVSLLYPSRRLPPKRLIIFMDWLHALVLSKEK; this is translated from the coding sequence ATGGATCAAATAGATGCCATGCAGCGCTTTGTCTTGGTCGCTCACACCCGTAGCTTCACAAAAGCCGCCGAGACACTTGGCTTACCTAAGTCGAGTATCTCAGCCTCGGTACAAGACCTTGAAAAACAGCTTGGCGTTAGGCTGTTTCATCGCAGCACGCGCAGTGTCACACTCACCCAAGATGGCGAAACCTACTTGCCACAGTGTCAAACGCTGTTGGCAGAAGTGGATGCTCTCAACAGCCAGTTTCAACGTAACCCTGACGACATCCGAGGCACGCTGCGCATTGACATGCCAAGCCGCTTTGCTGCCACCGTTGTGATCCCTCATCTTTCTCGTTTTCTTGCCACATACCCCAACTTACGGCTGAAAATAAGCAGTGCGGATTATCGAGTGGACCCCGTCAAAGAAGGCCTAGATTGCGTTATTCGCGTGGGCGAATTAACTAACAGTGACTTAATAGCCCGGCCCTTAACCCTCTATCGCAGTATCAATTGCGTCTCCGCCGAATATGTCGCGCAATATGGCATGCCGACCACATTAGCGGATTTAGCCCATCACAGACTGATCGAATATTCCCATACTCTGGGCAACGTAGAAGCACACTTTGAATACATGGAGGGCGATCAGGTTAAACAGCTTGCCATGCCAAGTCGCATCGCGGTAAATGGCACCGAGGCGTATTTGAATGCCTGCTTATCCGGTTTGGGCATCGCTCAAATTCCCGTTATCGGCGTCGAAGCCCTCATAGAGGAAAAGCGATTAATACCGGTTTTAACCCAATATGAAGCGCAGCCCATGCCCGTTTCCTTGCTTTATCCCTCCCGTCGCCTCCCCCCAAAAAGGCTGATCATTTTCATGGACTGGCTGCACGCGTTGGTGCTGAGTAAGGAAAAATAA
- a CDS encoding GlxA family transcriptional regulator: protein MAAADTKLTTSQFQSHLKRSNLAFTRSGLTQAVTTSPKRANFVLLDHFSMSCFSVALDTLVTLNMVYDHPVYECKTYSLQNSKALSDVSIELATDGKLQDMVIDQDSMLIICGGYRSALKAEPILRKQIAKAAQLNNPILGLWNGGFYIADSKIHIGNAMSIHKDNKAIMEEHFPDLSVSTSAFTDAGAILTCSGPNSALDMMLHFISTSYGKDYADAVAEVIGSDRNSSSAKVAQHFLRSELNIPDCVKDSILLMENNLEDLLGIDEIAALVGISRRQIERLFKINVGVTPARYYLELRLNQARQLIQQSSLSIFEISIACGFVSSAHFSRTYHRFFGQAPIDTRRTFRAT from the coding sequence ATGGCGGCCGCTGATACAAAACTTACCACATCGCAATTTCAAAGCCATTTAAAGCGTTCAAACCTTGCCTTTACTCGCTCAGGCCTAACACAAGCCGTCACGACATCGCCCAAAAGAGCCAATTTTGTTCTGCTTGATCATTTTTCAATGTCCTGTTTTTCGGTTGCGTTAGACACTTTAGTCACATTAAACATGGTATATGATCATCCGGTTTACGAATGCAAAACCTACAGCTTACAGAATTCAAAAGCTTTATCTGATGTTTCAATAGAATTGGCCACCGATGGCAAACTGCAAGACATGGTAATCGATCAGGATTCCATGCTGATTATTTGCGGTGGCTACAGGAGCGCACTAAAAGCCGAACCTATTCTGCGAAAACAGATTGCAAAAGCCGCGCAACTAAACAACCCGATTCTGGGTCTTTGGAATGGGGGCTTTTACATTGCGGACAGCAAAATACACATCGGAAACGCCATGTCGATCCATAAAGACAACAAAGCCATTATGGAAGAACACTTTCCGGACTTAAGCGTATCTACCTCTGCTTTTACTGACGCCGGCGCGATATTAACCTGCTCTGGCCCAAACAGCGCATTGGACATGATGCTGCATTTTATTTCGACCTCTTATGGAAAAGACTACGCAGACGCCGTTGCAGAAGTCATTGGTTCCGATAGAAATAGCTCCAGCGCAAAAGTGGCCCAACATTTTTTACGCTCCGAACTCAACATACCCGATTGCGTCAAAGACTCTATTTTATTGATGGAAAATAACCTTGAAGACCTATTGGGTATCGACGAGATAGCCGCATTGGTCGGTATTTCACGTCGCCAAATAGAGCGGCTGTTTAAGATAAACGTCGGTGTGACGCCAGCACGCTATTATTTAGAATTACGCTTAAATCAGGCTCGTCAATTAATACAGCAATCCAGTTTAAGCATTTTTGAGATTTCGATTGCCTGTGGTTTTGTCAGTTCCGCGCATTTTAGTCGTACGTATCATCGTTTTTTTGGGCAAGCACCGATCGACACCCGCCGTACTTTTCGTGCTACTTAA
- a CDS encoding histone deacetylase family protein translates to MTTAYITHTSCDKHNMGDDHPESPMRLGAIQNRLIMGQLMDFLRRLEAQPATREQLIDTHDEAYVNSIFDRAPEEGHVELEPETLMMPQTLEAALYAAGSVVQAVDVVMSGEMDNAFCAIRPPGHHAEYDKAMGFCLFNNIAVGARHAVRQYGLQRVAIIDFDVHHGNGTEDIFKSDANVMYASSYQHPFYPYSDPGASHDNILHMPLAAGSGSEAFQAIITEQLLPALEAFKPDLVMLSAGFDAHKEDPMGQLRLSESDFTWITDVLMDVADRHCGGKVVSVLEGGYNIDALGRAAFCHIKSLMRL, encoded by the coding sequence ATGACTACGGCTTACATCACACACACTTCTTGCGATAAGCATAATATGGGAGACGATCATCCGGAGTCTCCTATGCGTCTTGGTGCGATCCAGAATCGTTTAATCATGGGTCAGTTAATGGATTTTTTGCGTCGATTGGAAGCGCAGCCCGCCACTCGCGAGCAATTGATCGATACGCATGATGAGGCTTATGTCAACTCCATTTTTGACCGCGCGCCAGAAGAAGGGCATGTGGAATTAGAGCCAGAAACCCTAATGATGCCACAAACGTTAGAAGCCGCTTTGTATGCCGCAGGTTCTGTCGTTCAAGCGGTGGATGTGGTGATGTCGGGGGAGATGGACAACGCTTTTTGCGCTATTCGCCCGCCGGGCCACCATGCAGAATACGATAAGGCCATGGGGTTTTGTTTGTTTAATAATATAGCCGTCGGCGCGCGCCACGCGGTGCGACAGTACGGCTTGCAGCGCGTTGCCATTATTGATTTTGATGTTCACCATGGCAACGGCACGGAAGACATCTTTAAATCCGATGCGAATGTTATGTATGCCTCCAGTTATCAGCATCCATTTTACCCTTACAGTGATCCAGGCGCATCCCACGACAATATTTTGCACATGCCCTTGGCCGCTGGGTCTGGCAGTGAGGCGTTTCAAGCGATTATTACTGAGCAATTACTGCCTGCATTGGAGGCTTTTAAGCCGGACTTAGTGATGCTGTCGGCAGGCTTTGATGCCCATAAAGAAGACCCAATGGGTCAGCTTCGATTAAGTGAATCGGATTTTACCTGGATTACCGATGTTTTAATGGACGTGGCCGATCGTCATTGCGGTGGCAAGGTGGTCTCGGTATTAGAAGGCGGCTACAACATAGACGCCCTAGGTCGTGCGGCGTTTTGTCATATTAAAAGTTTGATGCGCTTGTGA